The Thermodesulfobacteriota bacterium region CTCGATGATCGCGCGCTGGAAGGCGAACGTCAGCCCCCGGTTCCCGAACCAGAGGTCGAACATGTCCCCGAGGAGGAACATCGGGATTTTTTCGGAGGCGGCGCGGTCCGCCATCTCCAGGAAGCGGCGGCAGTGGACGTCGTCCTGGTTCAGGTGGGCGTCGGCGAGGAAGACGGCCCGGTCGAGGGGGTTCGGGAGGCGGTTTTCCATACGTGCCTACCAAGATAGCACCGGGTGGCGCGCGCCGGAATCCGCTAAAATCATTCCATCGGAAACGGTAGCGGGACGATTGCCGGACGGCAGGGGAAGGGAGGGCGCATGGCGGAAAAGGGTTCGTTGGCGGTGCTCGACAAGTTCACCGGAGAGACGATCGCCGAGGTGCCCCTTGCCTCGAAGGAGACGGCGGAGGAGGCCATCCGGGCGGCGCGGGAGGCGTTTCCCGAATGGTCGCGGACGCCCGCCCACAAGCGGTCCCGCATCTTGGAGAACGCGTCGCGGCTGATCGAGGAGCAGAGGGACGAGATAGCGACGATCATCTGCCGGGAGGCGGGGAAGGCCTGGAAATACTCCGTGAACGAGGTCGGCCGGTCGGTCGAGACCTTCCGGTTCTCCGCGGAGGAAGCCAAGCGGATCCACGGGGAGACGGTGCCGATGGACGCCAGCGCGTTCGGCGAGGGGCGGGTCGGATTCTGGATGCGCTGCCCGCTGGGCGTGGTCTCCGCCATCACCCCGTTCAACTTCCCGCTGAACCTGGTCGCGCACAAGCTGGGCCCGGCGCTGGCGACGGGGAACACGGTGGTCCTCAAGCCCGCCTCCACCACGCCCCTTACGGCGATCCGGCTTGCGCGCATATTCGAGGAGGCGGGGCTGCCCCCGGGCGTCCTGCACGTGCTCGTCGGCTCCGGCGGCACGGTGGGGGAGTGGTTGACGACCGACCCGCGCATCGCGAAGGTCTCCTTCACGGGATCCCCCCCCGTCGGTGAGGAGATCGTCCGGAAGGCCGGTCTCAAGAAAGTGACGATGGAGCTGGGGAACAACTCGGGAACGATCGTCGAGCCCGACGCCGACCTGGCCGCCGCGGTCCCCCGCTGCGTTGTAAGCGCTTTCGCCAACTCGGGGCAGGTGTGCATCTCCCTGCAGCGGCTCTACGTCCACAAGGCGGTCGCGAAGGAGTTCACCGAGCGGTTCGTCGCGGAGACCGCCCGGCTGAAGGTCGGCAATCCGCTGGACAAGGACTGCGACGTGGGCCCGATGATCGACATCAAGGAAGCCGAGCGCGCCGAGGCGTGGGTGAAGGAGGCGGTCGCGGAGGGCGCGAAGGTGCTGATCGGCGGCGCGCGGGAGGGGCGGATGATGCAGCCGACCGTGTTGACCGGCGTCCGGGCGGAGATGAAGGTGATGTGCCGGGAGGCGTTCGCGCCGCTGGTGTCGATCTACGAGTACGAGAAGTTCGAGGACGCGGTGGCGATGGTCGAGGACTCCCCGTACGGGCTGCAGGCCGGGATCTACACCAACGACATCCGCAAGGCGCTGCACGCCGTCGACCGGATCAACGTCGGCGGGGTGATGATCAACGACACCTCGATCTTCCGCGTCGACCACATGCCCTACGGCGGGAACAAGCTCTCGGGGCTGGGCCGCGAGGGCGTGCGATTCGCCTGCGAGGAGATGACCTCCATCAAGATGGTCATGATCCGCCCTTAGGCCAGCTCCACGGTTCGGGGACCCATTTGAAGGCGCCCTTCTTCGTCGCCTTCACATGGCCGAGCCCGGGGTAAGGCAGATGGTATCCGAGGACCCGGATCCTGTCGGCCGCCGCGCGGTCGAGGATCCTGCGCCGCGTCTTCGC contains the following coding sequences:
- a CDS encoding aldehyde dehydrogenase family protein, translating into MAEKGSLAVLDKFTGETIAEVPLASKETAEEAIRAAREAFPEWSRTPAHKRSRILENASRLIEEQRDEIATIICREAGKAWKYSVNEVGRSVETFRFSAEEAKRIHGETVPMDASAFGEGRVGFWMRCPLGVVSAITPFNFPLNLVAHKLGPALATGNTVVLKPASTTPLTAIRLARIFEEAGLPPGVLHVLVGSGGTVGEWLTTDPRIAKVSFTGSPPVGEEIVRKAGLKKVTMELGNNSGTIVEPDADLAAAVPRCVVSAFANSGQVCISLQRLYVHKAVAKEFTERFVAETARLKVGNPLDKDCDVGPMIDIKEAERAEAWVKEAVAEGAKVLIGGAREGRMMQPTVLTGVRAEMKVMCREAFAPLVSIYEYEKFEDAVAMVEDSPYGLQAGIYTNDIRKALHAVDRINVGGVMINDTSIFRVDHMPYGGNKLSGLGREGVRFACEEMTSIKMVMIRP